CCTTTACATCTTCGCATTTATTTATTGATAAAAAAAATTTTTTAAGTGAAGTGGGACTAAAAACTGGGGATAAAATAGTTTCGGTTAATAATATAAAAATTGATTTTCTTTTTCAATTTATCAATGCAATGGAAACAATAACCAAAACCCATTCGCAAAATGAACTTGCTAAAAAAATATATGCAAGAACAACTTCTATTACTCCAGTTAACATTGAATATTTAACAACAAATAACGTAACTAAAAAAATCCAAATTAACTTTGACACACCTAATTTTTACAACTGGGCGCAAAAAATTGTGCAGCAAAAACTAGAAAAATCATTAAGCTGGCAAGACACATTGCTCTCTGCAGATCAAACAATTGGCAATTATGACACTTTGCAACACAATGACAAACGCGAACCCGCATTTCATGCTTGGCAAAAATGTGGACTTTTATCAGGAGATACCATTGTCGCTATTGAAGGTGTAGGTAAAATTACATCGCCATTTCAAATATACAACTGGCTTGATGATGCTCCTAAAGCATTTTCAGCAAATAACAAAAATGCAATATTACACTCAAAAATTAACGTCATCTCAGAACAAGGATTTTTAAAACCAATCAATTGCGAAATTCCGCTACGAATAGGTTTTGATCATTTAAACAGAGAGCATGTTTTTTTAGATTTTCCTCTGCAATTTAAATCATATATGGCAGTCATGCCTGTTCATTTATCTAAAGCAAATTCTATTCGAGATGCTTTGCAAATAGGTTTTAACGCCGTACAACAGCAAATTTTGTTAACCTACAATGCAATTAAAATGCTTTTTACGGGTTCAATTCCATTATCAAACTTAGGTGGCCCTATTGCGATTGCTTCAGTTGCTGGGGATGCAGCAAAAGGCGGACTTGTTGTTTTTCTTTTGACAATGGCATTTATTAGCACAAATATTGGCCTCATGAACTTGCTACCTTTGCCGGCGCTCGATGGAGGCATGTTATTACTTCATGGAGTGGAAGCCGCGTATGGCAAACCCTTACCAAAATCTGTGCAAATTGCGATTCAACGAATAGGTGTGATTTTCATAATTTTTTTATTTATTATTGTTTTTTATAATGACCTTTTACGATTGATTCGTTTTTATTAAGGAAATACTTCGTGCTTCTTCAATGTCAACAACCTCTGTTACTTTTGCTTACCCACCGCAGAGGTGCTGCCATGTTTCTCTGTTCAGACACTAAAAATCTGTCTAATTTTTTAATTTCAGAAAAAAATATTTTCTCTATTTTGTTAAGCAATTTACAAAATAAAATTCAAACAGAAAATGTTGAGTATCTAAAATTTGATGGACTTATTTTTACGCGAGCAATAGGAAAAACAGCAGAAAACTTATATTTATTGTATACAAAAACGCTAGAATTAGCAAATTTAACTCCTCATCAAATTAAAACAATTGTTATAGGAATTGGTCCAGGCTCGTTTACAGGACTCAGACTAGGTTGTGCTTTTATTAACGGAATGAAAATTGCAAATAACACAACACATCTTTTACCTGTTGCAACTTTATTAACCCCAGAGCTATTATCAATCTGTGAAAGTCAAAATTGCAAAAACATATGCATTGAGCAACTCGATGAATTTTCTGAAGATGACGAGTCTTCTGGGAATGTCACTTTTTTTGATTTGCTGATTTGCTTACAGAAAGCTCACAGTGAAAAACGCAATTTTGTAGAATCTCTCATTCCTGAATACGGAAAAGAGCCGGGTCCTGTCGTAAAATTAAAAGAGGAAATGGGATTGTCAACCACACCTCCGACTAAAGCCTGAGGCTTGAGGAGAGAAATCTCTAAAAGCGGTTGACCAGACCCCTCCAAGAAATTGGAGGAGACGTTCTTGTGGAATGGCTAACATAAGTTAGCAGAAATAGGCACTTTGGGATGCGTGCCAGTCCCAAACTCTGCGGTGAGTGTTCATGCAAGCGTGAGGTGTAACGCTGAAGGATGCTCACAAAAACCCACGAGTAACAAGGTCGAGGCAAACTTTAATCAGGCTCGTAAGAGCAAATAGGAGATCAAATGCCACTGGTACTTTCCAGCACAAAAAAGCCACTGATGCCATGCACTCCTAAGCGTGCTCGCTTGCTTTTGGAACATAAAAAAGCTGCAGTTTTTAGAATATATCCTTTCACGATTATTTTAAAAGATCGCGCAGACGGAGAAACTCAACCATTAGAATTTAAGGCTGATCCAGGTAGTAAAACAACTGGAATTACTCTTGTTTTAAATGGCAAATCAGAGAAAAAAGTAGTGACTGCAATTAACCTTCAGCATCGTGGTCAAACGATCAAATCTAACCTCGAAAAAAGGCGCGGCGTTCGTCGAGGACGTAGAAATAGACATACAAGATATCGTGCACCAAGATTTGATAATAGATCTCGTTTCAAGGGTTGGCTTCCTCCTTCACTTATGTCAAGGGTTTATAACGTACAAACATGGATCAATCGTCTGTCAAAATTT
This region of Spirobacillus cienkowskii genomic DNA includes:
- a CDS encoding site-2 protease family protein yields the protein MDILQAVFSNTIVAFIILIGVVVFVHELGHFLAGKIFGLEIEEFSIGFGPKAFSIRKNNTDYRINWLPLGGYVRFYGSDLETNVPIEKKEKSILHAKLYKRAIVAFAGPLANFILSLCIMVGMAFYGIPENPAVVSVLPNSIAEQSGLKTGDKVIKINEKNIKNWKDFSNIVSNSPEKSLNFTIVRDDQEKSLVLTPQKQEIETPLGNKQTSGRIGVTATFTSSHLFIDKKNFLSEVGLKTGDKIVSVNNIKIDFLFQFINAMETITKTHSQNELAKKIYARTTSITPVNIEYLTTNNVTKKIQINFDTPNFYNWAQKIVQQKLEKSLSWQDTLLSADQTIGNYDTLQHNDKREPAFHAWQKCGLLSGDTIVAIEGVGKITSPFQIYNWLDDAPKAFSANNKNAILHSKINVISEQGFLKPINCEIPLRIGFDHLNREHVFLDFPLQFKSYMAVMPVHLSKANSIRDALQIGFNAVQQQILLTYNAIKMLFTGSIPLSNLGGPIAIASVAGDAAKGGLVVFLLTMAFISTNIGLMNLLPLPALDGGMLLLHGVEAAYGKPLPKSVQIAIQRIGVIFIIFLFIIVFYNDLLRLIRFY